The window GCAATCATTTGTACTGTTGAACATAGTGTAGAAAACCGATTTGCATGGCAACGCTTTCTACCTGCTGGGCCAATTGCACTTTTGCCAATAGGTGATAATTTCAGTAACATTGTTTGGACCATGAACCCGAACGAAGCAACTGACCGCAAGTTAAAGGCTGAGGATGAATTTTTGAAAGATGTCAATTATGCTCTGGATTATGGATTTGGCCCTCATCCTAAGTCAAGCACCTCGGGAGGTGGAAGCATATTTTCTTGGTTTAAAACAGACACGAATTTATCAGCCAATGACTGCTTCAAAGTTCCGCCAAAAGTGTTGAAGTTGGCATCTGAGAGAACGGTGTTTCCTTTGTCTTTGATGCATGCCAACGACTACGTGTCAAAGCATGTGGTTCTAATTGGCGATGCAGCACATACCGTTCACCCTTTGGCGGGCAAGGGGTTAATTTGGGGTTTGGAGACGCATTTGCTCTATCAAGAATCATTTGTGAGGGAATTGCAGTGGGAACAGACATTACTGATGTAGGTGAATTTTCTTTTAGCTTTTATCAAAATTAGTTGGTTGGATCGAATCATTTGACGACGTATGTCTAATCTTATGCAGGTATTGTTGTTGAAGAAATATGAAGCAGAGAGGAAATCGGCAAATGTCACAATGATGGCAATCCTGGACGGTTTCCAGAAGGCTTACTCTGTTGATTTCGGACCTTTAAATGTACTGCGGCCTGCAGCATTCAACGGAGCGCAGTACATTCCACCCCTTAAGAGGAGTATCATTTCATATGCCCTCAGGGGATCAAAGATTGCCAATTTTTTCTTGAGACGGACGTAGACATTGTGAGATACTCTTTTCATCAATCTTGTAAAAGAATAAATGCTCCTTTCATCAATCTTATGCCGCAGGATTCTGGATCCCGTTTCGTGTCGATGCATTCTTCCATCCTTTTTCTGCATGAGATCTGCAATTTTCAGGAAGAAAAAATGAAACGATATTATTAAGATGAGCAACATGCGAAAACCTTAGGCATCTCGAACCcataaaatttgggttttaacccATAAACATTGTTTTCTGCCTCAATCCTTCTGGGTTAAATTTCTCTGCAAGCCGTACTTATTTTCATTGAAGATGGTACACGTTGAAGTAATTACAATGTTGACGAGAGTAAACGCCTGTTGGTTGTACTCGTAAGCGGTTTTATTAGAAGCATGCATGAGTTTGTTCAGCTGTTCCATGAATGTCTCTGCAAGCCGTTCTACATCATTTTCTGTGCCCTCCTGGAAGATCTCCTCAATGCTAATACCGTCCAAGATAGGTCTTCAAGTGAAGGATAGAACCTCAAAATAGAAGGTGGtgaaagacaaggaaaagggtTGTTCTTATGGGAAAATTATTTTTCAGTGGGTTTGAAACTGGctgtatttttttcctttttgtcacTTCATTTCTAAGACTAACATAATCATTTGGGGCCACCAGGCCTATTTTGGGACCATTTATTCGTTAAAAAGTTCTACTAACGTGATCATCTAGGGAAGTGCAACATGGCTTAAAATATAAATCTGTGCACGATCccgtaattgttttttttttttttttgataaattacataaaaataccTCAAATATTGGGCTAGTCACAGTTTTATAcctcatctttaaaacatttcaatgtcataccttatcttacaaatttattacaatttcatacattccGCTAAATAGTGATGTGGCTTGAGACGGGACCCactctctattaaaaaattaattaaatattaaaaactaaaaaaataaaagggacactttggatgcggtccctagctatcaatattctttgattgaaaccttgttagtttttagtttttgattgaggtccctaacattaatgtaataatgtaagttactatatttttaaattaaaaattaaaaattgaaatttgtaattgtttatattaataagattttaaataaaacccataatttatgggattaaaataataaaatatatattatactctctattatattgtgtgtgtgtgtgtatacatatatgtatgggtacattaaccaaaattaacaaaaaaagttattgtaccaaaacatggatacattctcaaatcaacgaaaaagaatgtacccatataagtttaaacatggattaaaaaatttgaatggattttatattaaaaaaagggtacattttacatataacaaattgatatatttgagaatgggtacatttaagattaaaaaaattgaaaaattatatgaatgggtacatttaatattaaaaaaaattgagaatctttttatatatataaaaaaaaaaactaataggtacaaacttaatttaatttaattttttattattttagaaatgtttgaattgaaaattaattagaagtttaatagaggtgtgagtattaaaccctaaattaattactaatttttatattaaaaattatataataaacatgtaaattcattatcacattaatgatagggacttgaatcaaaatttgagaactaataaggtcttagtcaatgaacagtaagaactagggaccggatactaatttttccaaaataaaatcatttaaaaaaaaatttgcatggGGGACCCACCCCTTATACGccttctcttcctccatctGCACCTCCCTCCCATGGCGCTCCTCCTCCTCTCCCTCCTCCTACACACGCAACACCCTCAGCAAATTAATCCCTATAaccaatttcaaacaaaataccCCAATTCcacccaaaccctaaccctaaatttTGAATTCGCCTATTTCGGAGAAAGCTTCGGGCTTTGTTGAAGGGTTTGTGGGTTTTGGCTCAGGGGATGGGAGGTAACTGTGCTTGGGTTTTGGGGTCAAAGGAGAGCAGGTTTGATCGGATTTTTCTGGATTTTGGTTTGGGGTTCGGGAGAAGAGACGGGGAGCGATGTTGACGTGTTGCAGGGACGTGCAAGGGGGAGTGACAGTGGAATCGTctagaagagaagagaagagtggGGAGAGAATTGGCGAAATCAAtcacctacaaaaaaaaaaattatgggtttttttgtttcaaaatttttttgtttctggggagagaagagaagagtgGGGGAGTGAGATGAGTGGTAGGGGAGGGGGGAGGAGGAGATGTTGGCGCTGGTGGGATCTAGGTTTGGGGTGGTTCTAGTTTTGGGTTGGGGGAAGACGAGAGTAGGGAAGAAGGGTGAGGGGTGGGTCccccatacaaaaaaaaattattgaatgattttatttttttagtttttaatatttaattaattttataatagaGCGTGGGCTCCATCTCAAGTCACGTCACTATTTAATAGAAGAATTGACAGACAAACTAATGgaaggtatgaaattgtaacaaatttgtaagatgaggtatgatattgaaatgttttaaagatgaggTATTAAACAGTGACTGGCCCAATAGTtaaggtagttttatgtaaattaccctcttttttttcatttcagaAAGAGGACTAGCTGGTGGCTTCGCCATGGCAGTCCACTCTTCTGGGGTCAGGAAGACTTACAGAGACATTTCAGTCTCCCCTGGCCACCATTGTATGATTCACCAGCATCAGGAATCAAACTCAGGACGTGCTGTGTGAAATACAAGTCTGGAATTCATTCCCAACCACTGAGTCATCCATAGTAGTTGTAGAAGGTGATTAATTAATTCAAACTTCTTATGGAGGGTGTGAAACAGGTAGGTTTTGGTGCCTCCTAATGCACTCATAATTTTGACTTACGTTATCCACTTGACGAACCTCTTTAGTCAAAATGAAACATCATGATGGTATTAAGTCTTGCTAACAAGGCACCTCCAGAATAAACAAATATTACTTTCATTTAGTTATGTAGTCCCAGCTTTGTCAAGAGTGAAGGTTTCAGAGTCCAGTCCTGTCTGCAATCTCCTGCTTTTCTACCAACTCATTGGTTGGGTGTCTCCGTATGCACTTTATTGCAAGAATAACCAAAGTATTACAATACAAGCAACAGACAATTCACAATAACAAACACACTAACCAGCATAAATCATAGACAATCACCCATCACTCGTATATGGGCCATATGGGATAAGCCTTTGAAATGGTGACTTACCTTGTCTTTGTTCTCACTCTCTCCTTATAGCCTtgtcatttttttctctctctcttggttCCTTTCATGTTGCATGAAAGTTATCTTTTAGACATTTCGATACACTAAGAGCTCATACCTATAGCCATGTATCGAATATATTAATTTGCcttaatcaaaacagaaaattCTGTAGTGTAATAGTTCATTGGAAACACCTTAACCAAAATAGAATAATAGATTTCAATTTATAATAACTTGTTGAATTTGTTCATATTAAAtatgaatttgaaccaaaaacataaatttatagataaaaaTTGTACTTAATTACGAAACTAAATTATTTCTATTAGCTCGTACGTACCTAGCCATGTATCGAAAATGTTAATTTGCCTTAACATAGAAATTTTTTGTAGtgtaatagtattcattggaaACACCTTAACTGAAATAGATgaatagatttaaatttataataaaTTGTTGAATTCGTTCATATTGAATACGAATTCGAaccaaaaacataaatttatagataaaaaTTGTACTTAATCACGAAACCAAATGAATTATATTTCTTCCTTGGATGGAAACatcactgttttgacaaacacAACTTGGATCAAGACCAAACGAACGAaaatgaaagtatgccatgccatgcatgcaaaatagctacaaaaaaatttaccaacaCTCATACAACTTAATGTCAACTCGGAGACGAAAGTAAACTTCACCCTCAAATGCATCAGTCATCAAAGTAGCAATCCCTCTAGCCATGAAGAAATCACCCGTCCCGCCAATGACCGATATGTCCCTAGTCTTGTTCATCAATGGGTCAGCCCCAGCAAAGTTGATGCTACCTTTGTGTTGGGTGGAGTTGAACACAAAGGAAAAGCCAAGCCATGCAGTGAAGATTTCCTTCTTGTCGTAAATGTAGAAGCCTTGGGCACGACCAACTGGGGTTGAGTGCAAATTGTTGTCCAGAGTTATTGGGTCATCAAACACAACTAGGTCACCAAAATGGTTTTGTCCTGCCAAAATGGTCTTGTTGCCCCAAGCCGGTGAACCTACAATGGTTGCCGTGgcgtttttagaattttttccGTTGTAGATAATGTCGTGGAAGTAGAAAACTAGGTGTCTGCAAGGGTGGTGAGGAGGAGGACGAGGCTTAAAACTGGGTTTTAGGGTCGGGGAAGCCAAGGTTCCatagagaaggaagaagaggaagagagatgaAACTAGGCTCGTTTTTTGTTCCATTTTTGAGAGCAATGAGAAGCATGCAAGTGGATTTTTGTGATTTGAGGAATGAATTGAGTTGGCATTCTCCAATCATATTATATAGGAGTTTGGAAATATTACATTAATTGATGATTTAAACAAAGTATTAGGAAAAGCTTGGCTTAAAAGACATTCTAGCTATCTATTGCTATAAGATTTTACCATTTAAACTTGATAGCTTCAGTTCTACGATTGTCATCATCATTGGTGCACAGATTGGGTTTTGGGACCAGTGGGATTCAGTTGCAAAAAGGGCACGGTGCAATATGCTCTCCAACGCACCAAAAGCTTTCTATTAAGTGTTAGTCTACGTTATTCTCTGTGACGCATTAAAAGGACACAATAATCGAACTAATCTGTAAGACTATGACGCATTAAAAGGACACAAGAATTGTAAGATTTGTTGTCTCTCTGCATTTACCAGTACCAGATATGGAGGTTGAAACCAACTCCATGCCAACCGACTAATCACTACAAAATATAGATGAATCCCACATGTGATGGTGAGACTTTCGTTCTGAATTATATCCTAATCCTTTTGAGGatttaatcctcatctttaatttgCTATTTCGCTCCAGCTATGTCTAACAAAATATCAATCATCTCATCTTTTTCCAAACAATAATTAAGTCCACATGCATATGGTCCCAGCCACCAGATCCACCAACCCAATTAACCTCGGCCCTAATACAGCTGTAGATCTTGATATCTGAGCAAATTCAACATGGGTCTTCACAAGTATAGGGGTCAAAACTAAAAGCCTCCCAATGGGTCTAAAATCCAATCACCGTTTgatacgcagacgggacggaatgGAACAGAACAGAATGGGACGGGACAGAACAAAGGTTTCGTGTTATGTTTGGTACGCGCAAGACGGAACGAGACGGTTGTTCCATTTTGCGTTTGGCACGTGCTGGACGAAACGGAACCAAAAGATTGAA is drawn from Malus domestica chromosome 14, GDT2T_hap1 and contains these coding sequences:
- the LOC114821062 gene encoding dirigent protein-like → MEQKTSLVSSLFLFFLLYGTLASPTLKPSFKPRPPPHHPCRHLVFYFHDIIYNGKNSKNATATIVGSPAWGNKTILAGQNHFGDLVVFDDPITLDNNLHSTPVGRAQGFYIYDKKEIFTAWLGFSFVFNSTQHKGSINFAGADPLMNKTRDISVIGGTGDFFMARGIATLMTDAFEGEVYFRLRVDIKLYECW